In one Diprion similis isolate iyDipSimi1 chromosome 6, iyDipSimi1.1, whole genome shotgun sequence genomic region, the following are encoded:
- the LOC124407608 gene encoding glutamate--cysteine ligase regulatory subunit, with protein MLSHNILINTGNILSLNEVKKKAGQNPSDELIETLKITLADFENLDNASTKAIGRDDASVKDLDRKELKITVKVFISSPKSESLKEALDQVLNVLQTDSIEALVIAYSKPESTDDILTSLKSLWTLIEEYIKLGKLSSVGVSDVDTDVFIQLFQWANTKPNIVQINLATCCVVPPALQVFTKENDVQLLTHSDPNQILPKAALYNVFGKNVNLHWVTRYQVHVKCRGVLSTKGYLVYINKPGTQNNR; from the exons ATGCTGTCGCATAATATACTAATCAACACAGGCAACATTTTATCCCTGAACGAAGTGAAGAAAAAGGCAGGGCAGAATCCTAGCGACGAG CTTATTGAAACGCTCAAAATTACTCTGGCGGATTTTGAGAATCTGGACAACGCTTCGACCAAG gcaATCGGTCGGGATGATGCTAGTGTGAAAGACCTAGAcagaaaagaattaaaaatcaccgttaaagttttcatttcatccCCAAAAAGCGAGTCCTTGAAGGAGGCACTCGATCAAG TGCTCAACGTTCTACAAACTGATTCGATTGAGGCGCTGGTTATAGCATATAGCAAACCGGAAAGTACAGATGATATACTTACTTCGCTTAAATCCCTTTGGACTCTGATCGAGGAATACATCAAGCTTGGCAAATTATCGTCTGTTGGAGTCAGCGACGTCGATACCGATGTCTTTATACAACTTTTCCAATGGGCAAAT ACAAAGCCTAATATCGTTCAAATAAACCTGGCTACATGTTGCGTCGTCCCCCCAGCTCTACAAGTCTTCACCAAAGAAAATGATGTTCAGTTACTGACTCACAGTGATCCAAATC AAATCCTGCCGAAAGCTGCCTTGTATAACGTGTTtggaaaaaatgtcaatttacATTGGGTAACGCGGTATCAAGTTCACGTGAAATGTCGGGGCGTTCTTTCGACGAAAGGATATCTCGTCTACATCAATAAGCCCGGTACCCAAAATAACCGGTAG